From a region of the Kwoniella mangroviensis CBS 8507 chromosome 1 map unlocalized Ctg01, whole genome shotgun sequence genome:
- a CDS encoding S-methyl-5'-thioadenosine phosphorylase: protein MSFGQLEANEKVLVGCIGGSGLYHLDNLTVVKKLDITTPWGKPSSPITISSLPSGDLIAFISRHGAHHTITPSEVPARANIAALKHIGCEAIIAFSAVGSLREEIAPGHFIIPDQIIDRTKGIREDTYFRGEGVVVHSMFGEPFSKKLSEFVAPKVQKILSEQEGDVKVHTGKTVVCMEGPAFSTRAESLMYRQWGGDIINMSVIPEAKLARECELDYTLICTSTDFDAWRVGEAPVTVEEVIKTLHTNAGNSRAVAAGLLQDVHDVVAEGKLLNEIKGSMKYACITRVESQPEAARKKFAYILPYFSD from the exons ATGTCGTTCGGTCAATTGGAAGCTAACGAAAAAG TCCTCGTTGGATGTATTGGTGGTTCAGGTTTGTACCACCTAGATAATCTGACTGTAGT CAAAAAACTCGATATCACCACACCATGGGGCAAaccctcttcacctatcaccatctcctctcttccttcaggTGATCTCATCGCATTCATATCCAGACACGGTGCTCATCACACCATCACACCATCCGAGGTACCCGCACGAGCGAACATAGCAGCATTGAAGCATATCGGATGTGAGGCCATCATCGCTTTCTCAGCTGTTGGTTCATTAAGGGAAGAAATCGCTCCTGGACATTTCATCATCCCCGATCAAATCATAGATAGAACCAAGGGTATAAGGGAAGATACATACTTTAGAGGAGAGGGTGTGGTCGTCCACTCAATGTTCGGTGAACCCTTTTCAAAGAAATTGAGCGAATTTGTTGCTCCGAAAGTACAGAAGATCTTGAGTGAACAGGAGGGTGATGTAAAGGTACATACCGGTAAGACCGTTGTAtgtatggaag GTCCCGCTTTTTCCACTCGAGCAGAATCATTGATGTACAGACAATGGGGtggtgatatcatcaacatgtctGTCATTCCTGAAGCGAAATTAGCTAGGGAGTGTGAACTTGA CTACACCCTTATCTGTACTTCTACCGATTTCGATGCCTGGAGAGTCGGTGAAGCTCCCGTAACAGTCGAAGAAGTCATCAAAACCCTTCACACCAACGCTGGTAACTCTCGAGCCGTCGCTGCAGGCTTATTACAAGACGTCCATGATGTAGTTGCTGAAGGCAAGTTGTTGAACGAGATTAAAGGATCGATGAAATACGCTTGTATCACTCgtgtcgag TCACAACCTGAAGCTGCTCGAAAGAAGTTTGCCTACATCTTGCCCTACTTCTCGGATTAG